Proteins from a single region of Cydia splendana chromosome 9, ilCydSple1.2, whole genome shotgun sequence:
- the LOC134793491 gene encoding E3 ubiquitin-protein ligase NRDP1: MGFEIKRFQGDVDEELICPICSGVLEDPLQAPACEHAFCRACITEWISRQPTCPVDRQAVTASQLRPVPRILRNLLSRLCTSCDNAPHGCNSVLKLDSLASHLVECEYNPKRPMPCEAGCGLVIPKDELQEHNCVRELRALIATQQGKLTDFQQELAEQRLVINEHKRELALLKEFMRAMRVSNPAMRVLADQMEQEEVLRWANSLARARVTRWGGMISTPDDVLQVMMIKRSLSESGCPPHIIDELMENCHERRWPPGLSSLETRQNNRRLYEKYVCKRVPGKQAVLVLQCDNTHVDEHMMIEPGLVMIFAHGIE; the protein is encoded by the exons ATGGGGTTTGAAATAAAAAGGTTTCAAGGTGACGTTGATGAGGAGCTGATTTGTCCTATTTGCTCGGGGGTTCTCGAGGATCCTTTGCAG GCACCAGCCTGCGAGCACGCCTTTTGTCGCGCGTGTATCACAGAGTGGATCAGCCGTCAGCCGACTTGCCCGGTGGACCGCCAGGCGGTCACAGCAAGTCAGTTGCGACCAGTTCCGCGGATACTACGTAACCTGCTGTCCAG GTTGTGCACAAGTTGCGACAATGCCCCTCATGGTTGCAACTCTGTGCTAAAGCTGGACTCCTTGGCATCCCACTTAGTTGAAT GTGAATATAACCCTAAACGACCAATGCCATGCGAGGCCGGCTGCGGCCTCGTGATACCGAAGGACGAGCTGCAGGAGCACAACTGCGTGCGGGAGCTGCGAGCACTCATCGCCACGCAGCAGGGCAAGCTCACAGACTTTCAGCAGGAGTTGGCGGAGCAAAGACTGGTCATCAATGAACATAAGAGGGAACTCGCGCTTTTGAAG GAGTTCATGCGCGCGATGCGCGTGTCGAACCCGGCGATGCGGGTGCTGGCGGACCAGATGGAGCAGGAGGAGGTGCTGCGCTGGGCCAACTCGCTGGCGCGAGCGCGCGTCACGCGCTGGGGCGGCATGATCTCCACGCCCGACGACGTGCTGCAGGTA ATGATGATAAAGCGCAGCCTGTCGGAGTCGGGGTGCCCGCCGCACATCATCGACGAGCTCATGGAGAACTGCCACGAGCGCCGCTGGCCGCCCGGCCTGTCCTCGCTGGAGACCCGGCAGAACAATAGAAG ATTATACGAGAAATACGTGTGCAAGCGTGTGCCCGGCAAGCAGGCCGTGCTGGTGCTGCAGTGCGACAACACGCACGTCGACGAGCACATGATGATCGAGCCCGGCCTCGTCATGATCTTCGCGCACGGCATAGAGTAG